One stretch of Lysobacter sp. KIS68-7 DNA includes these proteins:
- a CDS encoding glycosyltransferase family 39 protein produces the protein MPLDVAFPTGAPTAPAISRTVSARAQWIVALVAVVLAFAFLGSRGLWDPDEGRYTNVAANMVSSGDWIMPHRNHEVGHWTKPPLTYWAIAASFSVFGMNTWSARLPVALAYLFATWCVMRTARRVAPGREVFAALVFATMLAPALASQLVTTDFLLTAWETLALWAYAELRWGDGRLFWDVLMWAAFALAFLTKGPPGLLPLLAIVAVELLAPSRRRAFHPFALLVFVVLALWWFVVVVSRNPALLHYFLGREVADRVATNEFSRHGEWYGWLVVYVPTLLIGTMPWTLEWLAWLRRLPQRGLVWLTKEKSQGDSRALLLFAWWFLPLVVFCIARSRLPLYVLPLFAPIALMVAQRQGEFEDALPWRRLIVWVPLLIALRFAGGMLESMQDARALAQAIQTRVGGPVREVVFVDQVPRYGLRVHLNAEVEDITLAAFPRPPTSAINPRFDEDARSELIDDRNNPHDVWVTSTAHWPEVQRYMQAQGQHAEALGTPYRDNVIFRVRPG, from the coding sequence ATGCCGCTCGATGTCGCCTTTCCGACGGGTGCGCCGACCGCACCGGCGATCAGCCGCACGGTTTCGGCACGGGCGCAGTGGATCGTCGCGCTGGTCGCGGTCGTCCTGGCCTTCGCCTTCCTCGGCAGTCGCGGGTTGTGGGACCCCGACGAAGGGCGTTACACCAACGTCGCGGCCAACATGGTGTCCAGCGGCGACTGGATCATGCCGCACCGCAACCACGAGGTCGGTCACTGGACCAAGCCGCCGCTGACGTATTGGGCGATCGCGGCGAGCTTCAGCGTGTTCGGGATGAATACGTGGTCTGCGCGATTGCCCGTGGCGCTGGCCTACTTGTTCGCGACGTGGTGCGTGATGCGCACTGCGCGGAGGGTGGCGCCGGGGCGCGAGGTGTTTGCGGCGCTGGTGTTCGCGACGATGTTGGCGCCGGCGCTCGCTTCGCAATTGGTCACGACGGATTTCCTGCTCACCGCGTGGGAGACGCTCGCGTTGTGGGCCTATGCGGAGTTGCGATGGGGCGACGGGCGACTGTTCTGGGACGTGCTGATGTGGGCGGCGTTCGCGCTCGCCTTCCTGACCAAGGGGCCGCCGGGGTTGTTGCCCTTGCTCGCCATCGTGGCGGTGGAGCTCCTCGCGCCTTCGCGTCGTCGCGCGTTCCATCCGTTTGCGCTGCTGGTGTTCGTGGTGCTCGCGCTCTGGTGGTTCGTCGTGGTGGTCTCGCGCAATCCCGCGTTGCTGCATTACTTCCTGGGGCGCGAGGTCGCCGATCGCGTGGCGACCAATGAGTTCAGCCGGCACGGGGAGTGGTACGGGTGGTTGGTGGTGTATGTGCCGACCTTGTTGATCGGGACGATGCCGTGGACGCTGGAATGGCTCGCGTGGCTGCGCCGGTTGCCGCAACGCGGACTGGTATGGCTGACGAAGGAGAAGTCGCAGGGCGACAGCAGGGCGTTGCTGTTGTTCGCGTGGTGGTTCCTGCCGCTGGTGGTGTTCTGCATCGCGCGTTCGCGGCTGCCCTTGTACGTGCTGCCCTTGTTCGCGCCGATCGCGTTGATGGTGGCGCAGCGGCAAGGGGAGTTCGAGGATGCGTTGCCCTGGCGCCGCTTGATCGTGTGGGTGCCGCTGCTCATCGCGCTGCGCTTCGCAGGCGGGATGCTCGAGTCAATGCAGGATGCGCGTGCGTTGGCGCAAGCCATCCAGACGCGCGTGGGCGGGCCGGTGCGCGAGGTGGTGTTCGTCGACCAGGTGCCGCGCTATGGGTTGCGCGTGCATCTGAATGCGGAAGTGGAGGACATCACGCTCGCGGCGTTCCCGCGACCGCCGACGTCGGCGATCAACCCGCGCTTCGACGAAGACGCACGCAGCGAGCTGATCGACGACCGCAACAATCCCCACGACGTGTGGGTGACCTCGACCGCGCACTGGCCGGAGGTGCAGCGCTACATGCAGGCGCAGGGACAGCACGCGGAAGCCTTGGGCACGCCGTATCGCGACAACGTGATCTTCCGCGTGCGACCCGGTTAA
- a CDS encoding AraC family transcriptional regulator, protein MPTRVANIGVNGQVLRQQATPDLAIAHLRPTIPEHDIHHHQHTDMHLVLLLAGRYVSDAAGMPDVCAEPAVIFNPPGTEHRDRFRSRDGLFLTLTMPADTFARFCDGMPSNDQPRRLPRQSLPTAMRLLREVWAWEDASPLAIESIFSELVVDAQQPPTTDATDKLQRVLDRLEADTTTPSLQELATLADFHPVYLARAFRKRFGVSPSDYIRKRRLHRAISLIAQGRTLANAAAELGFVDESHLHRSFVAEFGMTPGAFRRLALGRAEVSQIQDARLRRC, encoded by the coding sequence ATGCCGACCCGCGTCGCGAACATCGGCGTGAACGGACAGGTCCTGCGGCAGCAGGCGACGCCTGATCTCGCCATCGCACACCTGCGCCCCACGATCCCCGAGCACGACATCCACCACCACCAGCACACCGACATGCACCTGGTGTTGCTGTTGGCGGGCCGCTACGTCAGCGATGCAGCGGGTATGCCGGATGTTTGCGCCGAGCCCGCCGTCATCTTCAACCCACCGGGCACCGAGCATCGCGATCGCTTCCGCTCACGCGACGGCCTGTTCCTCACGCTGACGATGCCCGCCGACACCTTCGCGCGCTTCTGCGATGGCATGCCGAGCAACGACCAGCCCCGCCGCTTGCCACGCCAATCACTGCCCACCGCGATGCGTTTGCTGCGCGAAGTGTGGGCGTGGGAAGACGCCTCGCCGCTCGCCATCGAATCGATCTTCAGCGAACTCGTCGTCGATGCGCAGCAACCACCCACGACCGACGCGACCGACAAACTCCAACGCGTCCTCGACCGCCTCGAAGCCGACACCACCACCCCCTCGCTGCAGGAACTCGCGACCCTCGCCGACTTCCACCCCGTCTACCTCGCCCGCGCCTTCCGCAAACGCTTCGGCGTCTCGCCCAGCGATTACATCCGCAAGCGCCGCCTGCACCGCGCGATCTCGCTGATCGCGCAAGGCCGCACCCTCGCCAACGCCGCTGCGGAACTGGGCTTCGTCGACGAAAGCCACCTGCACCGCAGCTTCGTCGCCGAGTTCGGCATGACGCCGGGCGCCTTCCGCCGCCTCGCCCTCGGCCGCGCCGAGGTTTCGCAGATACAAGATGCCCGCCTGCGCAGGTGTTAG
- the aceE gene encoding pyruvate dehydrogenase (acetyl-transferring), homodimeric type codes for MNWLTDLLQNDPDPTETREWVESIKAVIDNDGAERAHQLLDHMVELTRRAGAHLPFAPTTEYINTIPAHLEAKSPGDAAMEWRIRSIIRWNALAMVVRANRKPGDLGGHIASFASAATLYDVGFNHFWRGPSAEHPGDLLYIQGHSSPGIYARSFLEGRLSESQLDNFRMEVDHRGISSYPHPWLMPDYWQTPTVSMGLGPISAIYQARFWKYLEGRGLMPKTDRKVWCFLGDGETDEPESLGAISVAGREGLDNLVFVINCNLQRLDGPVRGNGKIIQELEGSFRGAGWNVLKLIWGSYWDPLLARDTHGVLKKLMMETVDGEYQNCKAFGGAYTREHFFGKYPETAAMVANLSDDDIWRLNRGGHDPHKVYAAYNQAVQTKGMPTVILAKTVKGYGMGAAGEALNPTHQTKKLDDEAVRIFRDRFNIPVTDEQLKDSAVPFFHPGEKSPEVEYMHERRKALQGYLPQRRKKSTETLTAPKLEVFDRLLKSSGDREISTTMAFVQSLSIVLRDKQVGPRCVPIVADEARTFGMEGMFRQLGIYAPQGQKYKPVDRDQLMYYREDAAGQVLEEGITECGAFSSWMAAATSYSTNDLPMLPFYIYYSMFGFQRIGDSAWQAADMRARGFLLGATAGRTTLNGEGLQHEDGHSHLLAGAIPNCRAYDPTFGFEVAVILQHGMQRMLDEQQDEYFYLTLMNENYTHPDMPEGAADGIIKGMYLLKDAGKPKKGELRVQLLGSGTILREAIAAAELLDKDFGVTSDIWSCPSFTELRRDGFDAERWNRLHPEDKPRKAYVTQMLEGRQGPAIAATDYVRAFADQIRAFVPGHYTVLGTDGFGRSDTRANLRRHFEVDRYYIAHAAIAALAAEGKMAGKDVARAIKLYKIDTERGNPLGA; via the coding sequence ATGAACTGGCTGACCGATCTGCTGCAGAACGATCCCGACCCCACCGAAACCCGCGAATGGGTCGAGTCGATCAAGGCGGTCATCGACAACGACGGCGCCGAGCGCGCGCACCAGTTGCTCGACCACATGGTCGAACTCACGCGCCGCGCCGGCGCGCACCTGCCGTTCGCACCGACCACCGAATACATCAACACCATCCCCGCGCACCTGGAAGCGAAGAGCCCCGGCGATGCCGCGATGGAATGGCGCATCCGTTCGATCATCCGCTGGAACGCGTTGGCGATGGTGGTGCGTGCGAACCGCAAGCCCGGCGACCTCGGTGGCCACATCGCCTCGTTCGCATCGGCGGCCACGTTGTATGACGTCGGCTTCAATCATTTCTGGCGCGGCCCGAGTGCCGAGCATCCGGGCGACCTGCTCTACATCCAGGGCCACAGCTCGCCGGGCATCTACGCGCGCAGCTTCCTCGAAGGCCGCCTGAGCGAATCGCAGCTGGACAACTTCCGCATGGAAGTCGACCACCGCGGCATCTCCTCGTATCCGCATCCGTGGCTGATGCCCGATTACTGGCAGACGCCGACGGTGAGCATGGGCCTGGGCCCGATCTCCGCCATCTACCAGGCGCGCTTCTGGAAGTACCTGGAAGGACGCGGCCTGATGCCGAAGACCGACCGCAAGGTGTGGTGCTTCCTCGGCGACGGCGAAACGGACGAACCCGAATCCCTGGGCGCGATCTCCGTCGCGGGCCGCGAAGGCCTGGACAACCTGGTCTTCGTCATCAACTGCAACCTGCAGCGCCTCGACGGCCCGGTGCGCGGCAACGGCAAGATCATCCAGGAACTCGAAGGCAGCTTCCGCGGCGCGGGCTGGAATGTCCTCAAGCTCATCTGGGGCAGCTACTGGGATCCGCTCCTCGCACGCGACACGCATGGCGTGCTGAAGAAGCTGATGATGGAAACGGTCGACGGCGAGTACCAGAACTGCAAGGCCTTCGGCGGCGCGTACACGCGCGAGCATTTCTTCGGCAAGTACCCGGAGACGGCCGCGATGGTGGCCAACCTCTCCGACGACGACATCTGGCGCCTCAACCGCGGCGGCCACGACCCGCACAAGGTTTACGCCGCCTACAACCAGGCCGTGCAGACCAAGGGCATGCCCACCGTGATCCTCGCCAAGACGGTGAAGGGCTACGGCATGGGCGCGGCGGGCGAAGCGCTCAACCCGACGCACCAGACCAAGAAGCTCGACGACGAAGCCGTCCGCATCTTCCGCGACCGCTTCAACATCCCCGTCACCGACGAACAACTGAAGGACAGCGCCGTGCCGTTCTTCCACCCCGGCGAGAAGAGCCCGGAAGTGGAATACATGCACGAGCGCCGCAAGGCGCTGCAGGGTTACCTGCCGCAGCGTCGCAAGAAGAGCACCGAGACGCTCACCGCGCCGAAGCTCGAAGTGTTCGACCGTTTGCTCAAGAGCAGCGGCGACCGCGAGATCAGCACGACCATGGCCTTCGTGCAGAGCCTGTCGATCGTGTTGCGCGACAAGCAGGTGGGCCCGCGCTGCGTGCCGATCGTCGCCGACGAAGCGCGCACCTTCGGCATGGAAGGCATGTTCCGCCAGCTCGGCATCTATGCGCCGCAGGGCCAGAAGTACAAGCCGGTCGACCGCGACCAGCTGATGTACTACCGCGAAGATGCGGCGGGCCAGGTGCTGGAAGAAGGCATCACCGAGTGCGGTGCGTTCTCGAGCTGGATGGCCGCGGCCACCAGCTACAGCACGAACGACCTGCCGATGCTGCCGTTCTACATCTACTACTCGATGTTCGGCTTCCAGCGCATCGGCGACAGCGCCTGGCAGGCGGCGGACATGCGCGCGCGCGGCTTCCTGCTCGGCGCCACCGCGGGTCGCACCACGCTCAACGGCGAAGGCCTGCAGCACGAAGACGGCCACAGCCATCTGCTCGCGGGCGCGATTCCGAACTGTCGCGCGTACGACCCGACCTTCGGCTTCGAAGTCGCGGTGATCCTGCAGCACGGCATGCAGCGCATGCTCGACGAACAGCAGGACGAGTACTTCTATCTCACCCTGATGAACGAGAACTACACCCACCCGGACATGCCGGAAGGTGCAGCCGACGGGATCATCAAGGGCATGTACTTGTTGAAGGATGCCGGCAAGCCGAAGAAGGGCGAGCTGCGCGTGCAGTTGCTGGGCAGCGGCACGATCCTGCGCGAAGCGATCGCCGCGGCGGAATTGCTGGACAAGGACTTCGGCGTGACCAGCGACATCTGGAGCTGCCCGAGCTTCACCGAACTGCGTCGCGATGGTTTCGACGCGGAACGCTGGAACCGCCTGCATCCGGAAGACAAGCCGCGCAAGGCGTATGTCACGCAGATGCTGGAAGGCCGCCAAGGCCCGGCGATTGCGGCGACGGATTACGTGCGCGCGTTTGCGGATCAGATCCGCGCGTTCGTGCCGGGGCATTACACGGTGCTGGGGACGGATGGCTTCGGTCGTTCGGATACGCGCGCCAACCTGCGTCGCCACTTCGAAGTGGATCGTTACTACATCGCGCATGCGGCCATCGCGGCGCTTGCGGCGGAAGGGAAGATGGCGGGGAAGGATGTGGCGCGGGCGATCAAGCTTTACAAGATCGATACCGAACGCGGGAATCCGCTGGGTGCGTAA
- a CDS encoding serine hydrolase: protein MKRTLLTCGLAAATFSATAADPAKFDHATKAVENGDFKTITSILVAQDGKIVYEHYFDKDGAEARRNTRSATKTIAGMLAGLAVEDGKLPGPKARIFDVLPPARRANMQNRDPRKEAITVEDLLTMSSIVECDDENQMSRGNEERMYLIEDWVQFYVDLPVQGFPAWMPKPADSPHGRSFRYCTSGVTTLGEVVQSAVHEPLQEYAQRRLFDPLGIQKPEWQFSPLGLAQAGGGLGLRTRDLWKLGQLYLDGGRANGKQVMPEAWVRASLSPQAFARDEADYGYLWWLMKIPVGDKTVVAPTMAGTGGNAVFLLQDKHAVVVITTTNYNERQPHLLTFKLLTQELIPAL from the coding sequence ATGAAACGCACCCTGCTGACTTGCGGCCTCGCCGCTGCCACCTTCTCCGCCACCGCCGCGGATCCTGCCAAGTTCGACCACGCCACCAAGGCGGTCGAAAACGGTGACTTCAAGACCATCACCAGCATCCTGGTCGCGCAGGACGGCAAGATCGTCTACGAGCATTACTTCGACAAGGACGGCGCAGAAGCGCGGCGCAACACACGTTCGGCGACCAAAACCATCGCGGGCATGCTCGCGGGCCTGGCGGTCGAAGACGGCAAGCTCCCGGGCCCGAAGGCGCGCATCTTCGACGTCCTCCCGCCCGCGCGCCGCGCCAACATGCAGAACCGCGACCCGCGCAAGGAAGCGATCACGGTCGAAGACCTGCTCACGATGTCCTCGATCGTCGAATGCGACGACGAAAACCAGATGTCGCGCGGCAACGAAGAGCGCATGTACCTGATCGAGGATTGGGTGCAGTTCTACGTCGACCTGCCGGTGCAGGGCTTCCCCGCGTGGATGCCGAAGCCCGCCGATTCCCCGCACGGCCGCAGCTTTCGTTACTGCACGTCCGGCGTGACCACGCTGGGTGAAGTCGTCCAGTCCGCCGTGCACGAGCCGCTGCAGGAATACGCACAACGCCGTCTGTTCGATCCGCTCGGCATCCAGAAACCCGAATGGCAGTTCTCGCCGCTGGGCCTGGCGCAGGCGGGCGGTGGTTTGGGCTTGCGCACGCGTGACCTGTGGAAGCTCGGCCAGTTGTATCTCGACGGCGGCCGCGCGAACGGCAAGCAGGTGATGCCCGAGGCTTGGGTGCGCGCATCGCTCTCGCCGCAGGCCTTCGCGCGCGACGAGGCCGACTACGGCTACCTGTGGTGGCTGATGAAGATCCCCGTCGGCGACAAGACCGTCGTGGCACCCACGATGGCGGGCACCGGTGGCAATGCGGTCTTCCTGCTGCAGGACAAGCACGCGGTGGTCGTCATCACCACCACCAACTACAACGAGCGCCAGCCGCACCTGCTCACGTTCAAGCTGCTCACGCAGGAGCTGATCCCGGCGCTTTAA
- a CDS encoding nuclear transport factor 2 family protein — protein MDDPETALPTLEARWMQAWLDKDRATCEAILADDFLLTSARGMLLDKTAWLDGAMGPIRGTSFTWDEVRVRPFGDVAIVHARTRQKATVGDQDWSGAFLVTDVWVRRNGRWQVVSRHGTGPLPA, from the coding sequence ATGGACGACCCCGAGACCGCCCTCCCGACCCTCGAAGCCCGATGGATGCAGGCGTGGCTCGACAAGGATCGCGCGACTTGCGAGGCGATCCTGGCGGACGACTTCCTGCTCACCAGCGCGCGCGGCATGTTGTTGGACAAGACCGCGTGGCTCGATGGCGCGATGGGCCCCATTCGCGGCACGTCCTTCACCTGGGACGAAGTGCGCGTGCGGCCCTTCGGCGATGTCGCGATCGTGCACGCGCGTACGCGCCAGAAGGCGACGGTGGGCGATCAGGATTGGAGCGGCGCGTTCCTGGTGACCGACGTGTGGGTGCGGCGCAACGGGCGGTGGCAGGTAGTCTCGCGGCACGGCACGGGGCCGTTGCCCGCGTGA